The Candidatus Thorarchaeota archaeon genome includes the window CTCGTCTTCAGAGACCTGAGAAGCAGAGGATACGCGGTGCGTCAGGGCTTTGGTGGGGGAATTGGGTTCAGAGTCTATGCTAGGGGAGAGAAGCCGGGCTCGGCCTCTGCCAACCAACTTGTCTATGTTCTCAAGGAAGGTGATGTAGTGTCCCTACAGGAGCTTGCTACAATTACAGAAACCGCCTCCGCAGCAAGAAAGAAGCTTGTCTTCGCCCTCGTCGACCAGAACGGTGAAGTCAACTTCTACAGAGTCGCTCAAGTTGTACTCCACAACAGGCAGGGTGATACGGTTTGACACACAGATGGAACAATAGCGATGACATTGAAGCATATGAAGAGATCAGGAGGCTGGAGTCATTCTTTGACCCGCACACTATGAGTGTTCATCTGGTTGAGAACAATCCCCCCAGGGCAAAGAGGGGTGCTCCCGGCGACTGGTCACTTGTAGAACTCTCCAGTCAGCCGCTAAACCGCGAGGAACTGGAGGAAATGGCGGAAGCAATCGTTGTCGCAGCCCGCAATGACCGAGGCTCGTTTGTGGAGATTGAGGAGGTGGGTGCATTGGTGGTTCAGTTGAGGAACTACAGGATAGCAATCGCGCAACCCCCGTTTGCGGACAAGTTTGAGATTTCTGCAATTCGTCCGATTACCAAGCTCTCCATAGCCGATTATGCCCTGAGTCCGAAGTTGATGAAACGCCTTGAGAGCAGAGCAGAAGGAATACTAGTATCAGGTTCACCGGGCTCAGGCAAGAGCACTTTTGCGGCCGCTCTTGCAGAGTTCTATAGTGGACGCGGTAATATTGTAAAGACACTGGAACAACCTCGGGACCTTCAGGTGACAGAGGACATTGTCCAGTACGCACCCATTGATGGCAGCATGGAGAAGGCGGCAGACATACTTCTGCTTGTGCGTCCGGATTATGTGGTCTATGATGAGCTCAGGAAGGACTCGGACTTTCAAGCATATGCAGACCTGCGTTCTGCAGGAGTGGGTATGGTGGGCGTTGTTCATGCGGGGTCCTCGATTGATGCGCTCCAAAGGCTCATTCATGGGGGAAGAGTGGAACTGGGTCAGGTGCCTAGCACAGTCGACACGGTGGTTCATATCGAGGCAGGTAGAGTTGCCAAGGTGGTATCATTGTCGCTCAAAGTGAGGCTACCCACTGGGATGAGTAGTTCACAGAGAGACTTGGCCAGACCTGTCATTGAGGTGAGAGACTTCGAGCGCGGATTACTGGAATTTGAGATGTTCACGTTTGGCGGCGAGAAAGTGGTGATGCCTGTACACGGGACCGATGTGACAGCAGCAGGAAGAGGCGGGAGGGACCATGAGGCGGGAGCAGCTGCGGGTGAGAGTGTTCAGGTGTCAGTAAGCTACTCGTCCAAGAGAGTGACACTGTTCGTGGGCAGGAGGTATGCAAGACAACGACTGGATGTCTTCGCAGACGACGTCTATTTGCTTACCACTGTTGTGGGCCGCAATGGGGAGTCCACGATTCGAACAAAGACCCGTCAAGGCAGCGCTCTGGTTGATGCAATGGAAGAAGGTGCAAAGATTACCGCTCGTGTGGCGGACTGAATCGGCGAATATCAGTTGCAGGTTGTGAGTCGTCGGTCCAAACGAGTGTGGCGGGCCCGACCAGAGACTCACCCGACGTGGATCTCACGTGATACGGGGTTTGAACTGGTGGCAACCAACTGACTCCATTGCACTTGGCATTAGGAGGCTGGTGCCCTATGAACACCCTGCAGAGCAAGTCTGATTGACCATGCTAGGCGACGGGCCCTTATGCTGAA containing:
- the tadA gene encoding Flp pilus assembly complex ATPase component TadA, producing MSVHLVENNPPRAKRGAPGDWSLVELSSQPLNREELEEMAEAIVVAARNDRGSFVEIEEVGALVVQLRNYRIAIAQPPFADKFEISAIRPITKLSIADYALSPKLMKRLESRAEGILVSGSPGSGKSTFAAALAEFYSGRGNIVKTLEQPRDLQVTEDIVQYAPIDGSMEKAADILLLVRPDYVVYDELRKDSDFQAYADLRSAGVGMVGVVHAGSSIDALQRLIHGGRVELGQVPSTVDTVVHIEAGRVAKVVSLSLKVRLPTGMSSSQRDLARPVIEVRDFERGLLEFEMFTFGGEKVVMPVHGTDVTAAGRGGRDHEAGAAAGESVQVSVSYSSKRVTLFVGRRYARQRLDVFADDVYLLTTVVGRNGESTIRTKTRQGSALVDAMEEGAKITARVAD